The following are from one region of the Ruficoccus sp. ZRK36 genome:
- a CDS encoding SDR family oxidoreductase, with translation MKYQNKVAVITGGGGMLGSAIARQLAAQGASVALADMNLDEARKRADEIVSAGGRALPLSVNVCDRESINTMVGTVREQLGEIDILVNNAGGSARSQCSLFHEAKDEVIDRIIDVNLKGPIYCIRAVVEQMVARRSGKIINIGSIVGVQGLAYCADYSAAKGGIIAITKTLAMELGEFGINVNCVSPGLVPRPDQDAESMRKTNYLRRICSADDVANVVVFLLSSEADFITGQNYVVDGGRSLGLMKRVD, from the coding sequence ATGAAATATCAAAACAAAGTCGCAGTGATCACCGGTGGAGGTGGTATGCTTGGGAGCGCGATTGCGCGTCAACTCGCCGCGCAGGGCGCGTCTGTCGCCCTGGCCGATATGAATCTGGATGAGGCCCGGAAACGGGCCGATGAAATCGTATCGGCGGGCGGGCGTGCCCTGCCGTTATCGGTTAATGTCTGCGACCGTGAATCCATCAACACGATGGTGGGCACCGTCCGCGAGCAGCTCGGCGAAATCGACATCCTCGTCAACAACGCTGGCGGAAGTGCCCGCAGCCAATGCTCGCTGTTTCACGAGGCGAAAGACGAGGTCATAGACCGCATCATTGATGTGAATCTGAAGGGACCGATCTACTGTATCCGTGCGGTGGTGGAGCAAATGGTGGCTCGCCGCTCCGGGAAAATTATTAACATCGGGTCCATCGTCGGCGTGCAGGGGCTGGCCTACTGCGCAGATTATTCGGCTGCCAAGGGGGGCATCATCGCGATTACGAAGACGCTGGCCATGGAGCTGGGCGAGTTTGGGATCAACGTGAACTGCGTCTCGCCGGGGCTGGTGCCGCGTCCCGACCAGGACGCTGAGTCTATGCGCAAAACGAACTACCTGCGGCGCATCTGCTCGGCTGACGATGTCGCAAATGTCGTTGTTTTCCTGCTTTCGAGCGAGGCGGACTTTATCACGGGACAGAACTACGTCGTCGATGGTGGGCGCAGCCTTGGGCTGATGAAACGCGTCGATTAG
- a CDS encoding Gfo/Idh/MocA family oxidoreductase, producing the protein MSSYKKVWRVGILHDTSKPGLGGHLTHLAFTGLPQVEIVGLVDSNYDGIEARMLEIGAVRHYGSLDALLDDGPIDILVICSRLPGEHSEPLRVAVERGIHVYCEKPLCAGLDEVDHIVEQAEERGVCIAVAHLGRYANVFQTARGMIGNGDIGRVVSFYGRGKEDHRGGGEDMLVLGTHILDLGCYLLGAPRSVFADITFEGKPIKAGQCLETAEPIGPVAGDEVLAMYQFSNSVRGWFESRRGMTERGVRMGITIVGTTGTLAVRFDEERKLRLSRSAFPPEDEACFEDVPLLDETVIPGASPLEFGSYKGHQHYFIRNNRRAAWDLICALKEGREPLASVRDAQVVLEMIYGAYASQLTGSRVSFPLCERRHPLEIVA; encoded by the coding sequence GTGAGCTCATATAAGAAGGTCTGGCGTGTAGGGATTTTACATGACACGAGTAAGCCCGGTCTTGGAGGCCACCTGACGCATCTGGCTTTCACGGGCCTTCCGCAGGTCGAGATTGTCGGGCTGGTAGACTCCAATTATGATGGCATTGAAGCACGTATGCTGGAGATCGGAGCGGTACGCCACTATGGCAGTCTGGATGCGCTTCTGGATGATGGCCCGATCGATATCCTTGTTATCTGCTCGCGTTTACCTGGTGAGCACTCAGAGCCGCTTAGGGTGGCGGTTGAACGCGGTATTCATGTCTATTGCGAGAAGCCTCTATGCGCAGGTTTAGACGAAGTAGACCACATTGTTGAGCAAGCCGAAGAACGGGGTGTATGTATCGCGGTGGCACACCTTGGGCGCTATGCGAATGTCTTTCAGACCGCCAGGGGTATGATCGGGAACGGCGATATCGGACGGGTGGTATCTTTTTATGGCCGTGGTAAAGAAGACCACCGTGGGGGCGGGGAAGATATGCTTGTTTTGGGTACCCACATCCTGGATCTGGGATGTTACTTATTAGGAGCGCCAAGGTCTGTTTTTGCCGACATCACCTTTGAGGGGAAACCGATCAAAGCCGGGCAATGTCTTGAAACCGCCGAGCCCATTGGGCCGGTAGCCGGTGACGAAGTCCTGGCCATGTACCAATTCTCCAACAGCGTGCGAGGCTGGTTCGAAAGCCGCCGGGGTATGACCGAGCGTGGCGTACGTATGGGAATAACAATTGTCGGTACGACCGGTACACTGGCCGTGCGCTTTGACGAGGAGCGTAAACTGCGCCTGAGTCGTTCCGCCTTCCCTCCGGAGGATGAAGCCTGCTTCGAGGACGTACCCTTGCTGGATGAGACAGTGATTCCGGGGGCTTCGCCGCTTGAGTTTGGGAGCTACAAGGGGCACCAGCACTACTTTATCCGTAATAACCGCCGGGCTGCTTGGGATCTGATTTGCGCCCTGAAGGAGGGACGGGAGCCACTGGCCAGCGTGCGGGATGCACAGGTGGTGCTAGAAATGATTTACGGCGCATACGCGTCACAACTGACCGGCTCACGGGTGAGCTTCCCGCTGTGTGAACGCCGGCATCCATTGGAGATCGTAGCATGA
- a CDS encoding Gfo/Idh/MocA family oxidoreductase, whose translation MPRKIKIGQIGIGHNHASEEMATVRRLSDDFEVVGVVEADPQWREKRGELEAYEGLPWLREEELFNTPGLEAVMVETDVPMLVPTAMRCLEAGFHVHMDKPAGYSLEEYRTMLDLAARKNLTVQLGYMYRNNPAVQLCQRAVREGWLGQVFELSTVMSRTMDDDYRQWMSQFHGGSMYIFGSHLIDLVISILGKPQRVTPFLRQTFPDKDTLVDNAFAVLEYPKTVASVRTSILEVDGFRRRQLVVCGDKGTFEVKPIEGCDVQRQDPPLPALTPRLILEAACGEFPAGINDIVMPPMSGRYDGQLSEFAKIVRGEIENPYPLEHEYTVQEVLLAACGDEPVSF comes from the coding sequence TTGCCACGAAAAATCAAGATCGGGCAGATCGGTATCGGCCATAATCATGCCTCTGAAGAGATGGCAACCGTCCGCCGTCTGTCGGATGATTTCGAAGTCGTCGGTGTCGTCGAGGCGGACCCACAGTGGCGTGAGAAGCGCGGCGAACTAGAGGCGTACGAGGGGCTGCCCTGGCTAAGAGAGGAGGAGCTTTTCAATACGCCCGGACTGGAGGCTGTCATGGTGGAGACGGATGTCCCCATGCTGGTGCCGACGGCCATGCGCTGCCTGGAGGCGGGATTTCATGTGCATATGGATAAGCCCGCGGGTTATTCGCTGGAAGAATACCGGACGATGCTCGACCTTGCGGCTCGTAAGAACCTGACGGTGCAGCTCGGCTACATGTACCGAAACAATCCGGCGGTGCAGCTCTGCCAGCGGGCGGTGCGAGAGGGGTGGCTGGGTCAGGTGTTCGAACTGTCCACCGTCATGAGCCGCACCATGGACGACGATTATCGTCAGTGGATGTCGCAGTTCCACGGCGGCAGTATGTACATCTTTGGTAGCCATCTGATCGACCTCGTTATCTCGATCTTGGGGAAGCCACAGCGGGTGACGCCGTTCCTCCGCCAAACCTTTCCTGACAAGGATACCCTGGTGGACAATGCCTTTGCGGTTCTTGAATACCCGAAAACGGTGGCCTCGGTGCGCACGTCGATCCTGGAGGTCGATGGCTTCCGACGTCGCCAGCTCGTCGTCTGTGGCGACAAGGGGACCTTTGAGGTCAAACCCATCGAGGGGTGCGATGTGCAGCGGCAAGACCCCCCGTTGCCCGCGTTGACGCCGCGCCTGATCCTGGAGGCCGCCTGTGGCGAGTTTCCTGCGGGCATCAACGACATCGTGATGCCGCCGATGAGCGGACGCTACGACGGCCAGCTAAGTGAGTTTGCGAAGATCGTACGTGGAGAGATTGAGAACCCGTATCCGCTCGAGCACGAGTACACCGTGCAGGAGGTCCTGCTCGCGGCCTGCGGGGACGAACCCGTTTCATTCTAG
- a CDS encoding S1-like domain-containing RNA-binding protein encodes MLRLGEFHKLIIDRDVEPGLYLRNDDGDEVLLPGKDMPKSFQLGEVIEVFVYLDHKERPIATTRQPLIQTGRFAYLQCTSTTGIGAFVDWGMDKELLVPFANQEESMRKGNSYIVYMGVDEVTGRLVGYTKLNKFLRCEKSNLKRYEQVDLLVSHFTDLGANVIVNDRHRGMIFNNSIFEEIHVGDRMKGYVKNVRADGKLDIVLQPEGERGVADSTALVYAAIEKNGGVLPLHDKSSAEDIYDALGISKKVFKRAVSALYKERRIELNKDSISITGGTA; translated from the coding sequence ATGTTACGACTGGGAGAATTCCATAAGTTAATCATTGATAGGGATGTTGAGCCAGGGCTGTACCTGCGCAATGACGACGGCGACGAGGTCCTGCTGCCGGGTAAAGACATGCCCAAGAGCTTCCAGTTGGGAGAGGTGATTGAGGTCTTTGTGTATCTGGACCATAAGGAACGCCCGATCGCGACCACGCGGCAGCCCCTGATCCAGACAGGCCGCTTCGCGTATCTGCAGTGCACCTCGACGACCGGGATCGGGGCCTTTGTCGATTGGGGGATGGATAAGGAGCTGCTGGTTCCCTTTGCCAATCAGGAGGAGTCCATGCGCAAGGGCAACTCGTACATTGTGTATATGGGGGTGGACGAGGTAACGGGCCGCCTCGTCGGCTACACGAAGTTGAACAAGTTCCTGCGCTGCGAGAAGTCCAACCTCAAGCGCTACGAGCAGGTGGATCTGCTCGTGTCCCACTTTACCGACTTAGGGGCCAATGTGATTGTGAACGACCGGCACCGGGGGATGATTTTCAACAACTCGATCTTCGAGGAAATCCATGTCGGCGACCGCATGAAAGGCTACGTGAAAAACGTGCGTGCGGACGGTAAGCTGGACATCGTCCTGCAGCCGGAGGGGGAGCGGGGCGTGGCCGACTCGACCGCGCTGGTTTACGCGGCGATCGAGAAAAACGGCGGCGTCCTCCCGCTCCATGATAAAAGCTCGGCCGAAGACATCTATGATGCGCTTGGGATCAGCAAAAAAGTCTTCAAGCGTGCCGTGAGCGCTCTCTACAAGGAGCGCCGTATCGAGCTGAACAAGGACAGCATATCGATCACCGGTGGTACGGCGTAG
- a CDS encoding zinc-binding alcohol dehydrogenase has product MKQKTITFTSVGKAELIESDLKPLSTDQVLVENEVSGISAGTERACLMDMPNLGDEPAGSFPKKLGYSGVGRVVEVGASVYQVKVGDRVLSYKGSTHSNYNILKGDEVLKLEDDSLPSEHAVFAVIGSFSLNGLRKARLEIGESAVVVGLGILGLLAVSLSRIAGASPVIATDLSAARRKTALEMGAHQAFDPSAGDYIEQVKAASGGGAQVVVEVTGQSIALKQAFSFVKPFGRISLLGCTRVSDAAIDFYQQVHRPGVEIVGAHGRARPQMESRPHAWTWQDDILALWRFMADGRLDMGQILTEVYSPEEAPVVYKNLAEAPQDFPVGAVFDWRRLK; this is encoded by the coding sequence ATGAAGCAAAAGACCATTACATTTACATCCGTCGGTAAAGCCGAGCTCATTGAGTCCGATCTTAAGCCCCTGTCCACTGATCAGGTGCTGGTGGAGAATGAAGTCTCCGGTATCAGTGCCGGGACTGAGCGTGCTTGTTTAATGGATATGCCCAATCTGGGGGATGAGCCTGCCGGTAGCTTCCCCAAAAAGCTTGGCTACAGCGGTGTGGGGCGTGTCGTGGAGGTCGGCGCTAGTGTGTATCAGGTCAAAGTCGGGGATCGTGTGCTGAGCTACAAGGGCAGCACTCACTCGAACTACAACATCCTCAAGGGGGATGAAGTGCTGAAGCTCGAAGACGATTCATTGCCTTCTGAGCATGCGGTCTTTGCTGTTATTGGAAGTTTTTCGCTTAACGGCCTGCGCAAGGCGCGGCTGGAAATCGGCGAAAGCGCGGTCGTCGTCGGCCTAGGCATTCTCGGTCTGTTGGCTGTGTCGCTTAGCCGCATTGCGGGTGCTTCTCCTGTCATTGCGACAGACTTGAGCGCGGCGCGGCGTAAAACGGCGCTCGAGATGGGGGCGCATCAGGCCTTCGATCCGTCCGCCGGTGACTATATCGAGCAGGTCAAGGCTGCCTCCGGCGGCGGTGCTCAGGTTGTGGTCGAGGTCACTGGTCAGTCGATTGCCCTGAAGCAGGCATTCTCATTCGTCAAACCGTTTGGTCGCATCTCGCTGTTGGGCTGCACGCGAGTCTCGGATGCGGCGATAGATTTTTACCAGCAAGTACACCGACCGGGGGTCGAGATCGTCGGGGCGCATGGTAGAGCACGTCCCCAGATGGAGTCGCGTCCGCATGCCTGGACCTGGCAGGACGATATTCTTGCGCTATGGCGTTTCATGGCTGACGGACGCCTGGACATGGGCCAGATTTTGACGGAGGTATACTCACCTGAGGAGGCTCCTGTCGTGTATAAAAACCTGGCTGAGGCGCCGCAGGATTTTCCGGTCGGCGCGGTCTTTGATTGGAGACGCTTGAAGTGA
- the corA gene encoding magnesium/cobalt transporter CorA codes for MKEQVRNAVKEVGKGVSGVGKGVTNVITTSTGAVTNVVTGTATAIGRGVKHIGASVLGLETHDTVAMKGSAPGSAPGIEHYLNRENANDIPVTISCLDYGPEVYEVTDVDDLEAFLAKPRPEGATVRWLNVDGLNPVTVDRLRQHFGFHTLSAEDVIQPLQRPKLEAHDDHLFLVIRMIQIAEGKLRNEQVSIFKFKDTLLTIQEMRGDVFDPVRKRIEAKGARFMQHGTDYLLYTLLDSVIDHLFPLIEGYGTALEDMEEDIAYDPKPASQHRLFAIKRDLSQLRRTIWPMREVIDLVYRDESGAICEPVKAFIRDVYDHAMQAIDIVETYRETASGLNDLYQSSVGNKMNEIMKVLTIMASFFIPVTFVAGVYGMNFEHIPELDWQYSYYVFWGLCLSMTGALAFYFWRKGWIGGRK; via the coding sequence ATGAAAGAGCAGGTGCGCAATGCGGTAAAAGAAGTTGGCAAAGGAGTTTCGGGAGTCGGTAAGGGTGTGACAAACGTCATCACGACATCCACCGGGGCCGTGACCAATGTCGTGACCGGCACGGCGACTGCTATCGGACGCGGCGTCAAACATATCGGAGCATCTGTGCTGGGCCTGGAAACGCATGACACGGTGGCGATGAAAGGCTCGGCACCGGGCTCGGCGCCGGGTATCGAGCACTACCTCAACCGTGAGAACGCCAACGATATCCCGGTTACGATTTCCTGTCTGGACTATGGCCCCGAGGTGTACGAGGTGACCGACGTGGATGACCTCGAAGCCTTCCTGGCGAAGCCACGCCCCGAGGGCGCTACGGTTCGCTGGCTGAATGTTGATGGCTTGAACCCGGTGACAGTTGACCGCCTGCGCCAGCATTTTGGTTTCCACACCTTGTCGGCGGAGGACGTCATCCAGCCCCTGCAGCGCCCCAAGCTCGAAGCGCACGACGACCACTTGTTTCTCGTGATCCGCATGATCCAAATCGCAGAGGGCAAGCTGCGCAATGAGCAGGTCAGCATTTTCAAATTCAAGGATACACTGCTCACGATTCAGGAAATGAGGGGCGACGTCTTTGACCCGGTGCGCAAGCGGATCGAAGCCAAGGGCGCCCGCTTCATGCAGCACGGCACAGACTACCTGCTCTACACCTTACTGGACTCCGTCATCGACCACCTCTTTCCCCTGATCGAGGGCTACGGCACGGCACTGGAGGACATGGAGGAAGACATCGCCTATGACCCCAAGCCCGCCTCCCAGCACCGGCTGTTTGCGATCAAGCGCGACCTCTCGCAACTGCGCCGCACGATCTGGCCCATGCGCGAGGTGATCGATCTGGTCTACCGCGACGAGTCGGGTGCGATCTGCGAGCCGGTAAAGGCGTTTATCCGCGACGTGTATGATCACGCGATGCAGGCCATCGACATCGTGGAGACCTACCGGGAAACCGCTTCGGGCCTGAACGATCTCTACCAGAGCTCCGTAGGCAACAAGATGAACGAGATCATGAAGGTGCTGACCATCATGGCGTCGTTCTTCATCCCGGTGACGTTTGTGGCCGGTGTTTACGGGATGAACTTCGAGCACATCCCCGAGTTGGATTGGCAGTATTCCTACTACGTATTTTGGGGACTGTGCCTCTCGATGACGGGCGCACTGGCGTTTTACTTCTGGCGCAAGGGCTGGATCGGCGGTCGCAAATGA
- a CDS encoding NAD(P)H-quinone oxidoreductase — MKVIKVNEDESLAWVEVEDPVCEPGGVIIGIHASAVNRADLLQRAGKYPHPPGWPEWPGLEVAGVILEVGQDVDGSRWKVGDRVCALLGGGGYAEKVAVPAELLMPVPEGLSMAEAASLPEVFATAWLNLVNEAHLQSGETMFVHAGASGVGIAALQIAKHLGARTVTSVGGQAKAELMRELGVDRIVNHHEESVESVFDECLASGHPIDVVLDCVGGKTLGENLSKLALEGRWVLIATLGGVTTELALRAVLTRRLRLIGSTLRSRSLEQKERILGELVEQLWPQFESGQIKPVVHTVLPIEQTDAAHQILKNRENRGKVVLTIRDGAA, encoded by the coding sequence ATGAAGGTAATCAAGGTAAACGAAGACGAATCGCTGGCGTGGGTCGAGGTCGAGGACCCGGTTTGTGAACCCGGCGGAGTCATTATTGGCATTCACGCTTCCGCGGTAAATCGTGCGGACCTGCTGCAACGCGCGGGCAAGTACCCGCATCCCCCTGGCTGGCCGGAGTGGCCGGGGCTGGAGGTCGCGGGGGTGATTCTGGAGGTGGGGCAGGATGTCGATGGCTCCCGCTGGAAAGTCGGGGATAGGGTCTGCGCACTGCTTGGCGGTGGCGGCTATGCTGAAAAGGTTGCCGTGCCTGCGGAGTTGTTGATGCCGGTGCCGGAGGGCTTGTCGATGGCTGAGGCGGCATCGCTGCCGGAGGTTTTTGCCACGGCCTGGTTGAACCTTGTGAACGAAGCGCACTTGCAGTCTGGCGAGACGATGTTCGTCCATGCCGGGGCCAGCGGGGTAGGGATTGCAGCCTTGCAGATTGCCAAGCATCTGGGCGCGCGCACCGTGACCTCGGTAGGGGGGCAGGCCAAGGCCGAGCTGATGCGGGAGCTCGGGGTGGACCGCATCGTGAACCACCACGAGGAGTCGGTGGAGTCGGTCTTTGATGAGTGCCTGGCCAGTGGTCACCCTATCGATGTCGTGCTGGATTGTGTGGGAGGTAAAACCCTCGGCGAAAACCTCTCCAAGCTCGCGCTGGAGGGGCGCTGGGTGCTGATCGCCACCCTGGGCGGTGTGACGACTGAGCTGGCCCTGCGGGCTGTGCTCACGCGGCGTCTTCGGCTCATCGGCAGCACGCTGCGTTCGCGTTCGCTAGAGCAGAAAGAGCGTATCCTGGGCGAACTGGTCGAGCAGCTGTGGCCGCAGTTTGAAAGCGGACAGATCAAGCCGGTGGTCCACACCGTCCTGCCGATTGAGCAGACTGATGCCGCTCACCAGATACTTAAGAACCGCGAAAACCGGGGTAAGGTTGTATTGACGATTCGTGACGGCGCGGCCTGA